In Antechinus flavipes isolate AdamAnt ecotype Samford, QLD, Australia chromosome 3, AdamAnt_v2, whole genome shotgun sequence, a genomic segment contains:
- the LOC127557458 gene encoding olfactory receptor 51V1-like, which translates to MSVLSGYNLSTSTFLLTGFPGLEQFYSWIAIPFSSIYAIILLGNCLILYVIRTEPSLHEPMFYFLAMLAFTDLCMGLSTIHTVLGILWKFSHEISLDACIAQTYFIHGLSCTESGVLLAMSFDRFIAISNPLRYTTILTNTKVVQVGLIILVRSAFSILPVIIRLKFFHYCRHHILSHSFCLHQDLLRLACSDIRFNSFYALALVICTLLLDSLLILFSYILILHTVLAIASQEERLKSLQTCISHICAVLVFYIPIIGLTMVHRFGKHLSPLVHVLMGNIYILFPPLMNPIIYSIKTRQIRIRIQRVFLKRD; encoded by the coding sequence atgtcAGTTCTGTCTGGTTACAATCTCAGTACCTCTACATTCCTCCTCACTGGTTTTCCAGGATTAGAACAATTTTATTCCTGGATTGCCATCCCTTTCTCCTCCATCTATGCTATCATCCTGCTGGGGAACTGTCTGATTCTCTATGTGATCCGGACTGAGCCAAGTCTACATGAGCCCATGTTTTACTTCCTAGCTATGCTGGCTTTCACTGACTTGTGCATGGGGCTCTCTACCATTCATACAGTATTGGGGATCTTGTGGAAGTTCAGCCATGAAATCAGCCTGGATGCCTGCATTGCTCAAACTTACTTCATTCATGGTCTGTCCTGTACAGAATCTGGAGTCCTTCTTGCCATGTCCTTTGATCGATTCATTGCAATCTCTAATCCTCTCAGATATACAACTATATTGACAAATACCAAAGTCGTACAAGTGGGGCTGATTATTTTGGTGAGGAGTGCTTTTTCAATTCTTCCTGTCATCATCCGCCTGAAGTTCTTCCATTATTGTCGCCACCACATTCTCTCCCATTCTTTCTGTCTTCATCAGGACCTGCTCCGGCTGGCTTGCTCTGACATTCGTTTCAATAGTTTTTATGCCCTGGCACTGGTGATCTGCACCTTGCTATTAGACTCCCTCCTCATCCTCTTCTCTTACATTCTCATCTTACATACAGTCTTAGCTATtgcatctcaggaagagagactCAAGTCCTTGCAGACTTGCATTTCCCATATTTGTGCTGTTCTGGTTTTTTACATTCCCATTATTGGTCTTACAATGGTGCATAGGTTTGGAAAACACCTTTCACCTCTCGTCCATGTCCTAATGGGAAACATATACATCCTTTTCCCACCTCTCATGAACCCCATCATCTATAGCATCAAGACCAGGCAGATTCGCATCAGGATCCAAAGAGTCTTCTTGAAAAGGGACTGA
- the LOC127557457 gene encoding olfactory receptor 51L1-like, whose protein sequence is MDSFNNSDFRPLLLTGFPGLEASHPQISVLFCALYVIAFVGNSLILVVIWQEQSLHEPMYFFLSMLAASDLGLCATTLPTLLKLFWLNARQIPFDSCLVQMFFIHVFSLMESGILLTMAFDRYIAISSPLHYTTILTNATIVKIGFGLILRATAVILPAPFLIKRLKFCKENVLSHSYCLHPDIIKLSCSDHRINSILGLIIILITFGLDSVLILLSYLRILITVLGIASHKEQLKAFNTCISHICAVLLVYIPMLGVSIIHRFGKHVPPVVHIIMGYVYLLVPPVLNPIVYCIKTSEIRTHIFRLCQKK, encoded by the coding sequence ATGGACTCCTTCAACAACAGTGACTTCAGACCCTTGCTCCTGACTGGATTTCCAGGCCTAGAGGCTTCACACCCACAGATCTCTGTCCTCTTCTGTGCCCTCTATGTGATTGCCTTTGTAGGGAACAGTTTGATTTTGGTGGTAATCTGGCAAGAACAGTCACTCCATGAGCCCATGTACTTTTTCCTTTCCATGTTAGCTGCCAGTGATCTAGGCCTCTGTGCCACCACCCTGCCCACCCTGCTCAAGCTTTTCTGGCTTAATGCTCGCCAGATTCCTTTTGATTCCTGCCTGGTTCAGATGTTCTTCATCCATGTCTTCTCCCTCATGGAATCAGGCATCTTGTTGACTATGGCTTTTGATCGATATATAGCGATCTCCAGTCCGCTCCACTATACAACTATCTTGACCAATGCTACCATTGTCAAGATTGGCTTTGGCCTAATACTTCGAGCAACTGCAGTCATCCTCCCAGCACCATTCCTCATCAAACGACTAAAGTTCTGTAAGGAAAATGTCCTTTCTCACTCCTACTGCCTTCATCCGGACATTATCAAGCTCTCCTGCTCTGACCACCGTATTAATAGCATCTTGGGtcttattatcatcctcattacTTTTGGTCTAGATTCTGTGCTCATTCTTCTCTCTTACTTGAGAATTCTGATCACAGTGTTGGGCATTGCCTCCCATAAGGAGCAGCTCAAGGCCTTCAACACCTGTATCTCTCACATCTGTGCTGTTTTATTGGTTTATATTCCCATGCTAGGTGTATCCATCATCCACCGCTTTGGGAAACATGTCCCACCTGTGGTTCACATCATCATGGGCTATGTTTATTTGCTGGTCCCCCCTGTGCTCAACCCCATTGTATATTGTATTAAAACTAGTGAGATTCGTACTCACATCTTTAGACTctgtcagaaaaaataa